The genomic window TCATACTCGACTAGAAAAGCGACGACACGCAGCTAACGAGCCCCCTGATAAGCATACAGGAAGAAACGCTCAACAGCTACCTAAACCACATAAGCGTTATTGCCAATACCCTCAAGAACATGCTCGAGCTCGCCAGCGAAACCGATTACGGCGTCCCGTTTCGCTTCTCGGAGGAGCAGGCTGTGTTTCTAGCCAACCTCTTTAGCGTCTCCCGCCAGACTCCAGACAGCACTGTCCAGACCTTGGCCCTAGACACGATGAGGAGCCTCTTCAGTGACCCATTCGAATCGCCACTCCTTTCAGCGTGGACCCTCTTGTCAGTGGTATGAGCCACGTGCCTGCCCTGCGGACACGATTGTTGTTGGATCAAGCTGAACGAATCCTGGTTTGCTTGGGAGTTGTGATTCTTATGGATGCTCTGGCTCCGTAGCGAGAATAGACATGGGGGCTGGATTGAATTCGAACACATGTTTGTTTTGAGTCCGGCGCTCGACGAGACCTTGCTAACCATTCAAGGAATAAACATTTGGGATCCCTGTATGTTCTTACATCATGCTATCAGTCATCTACGCCACGATCCTTCCCCCTTCCCTCCCAAAGTCTTCACTCTCCAACACCAACGGCCCCCCACCAGGGCCGCTCGCATCCAGGCTCACTGTGACAGCCTTCCTCTCGCCGACAGCACGCACCGACTCGCCCAGGTTCCGCAAGTCCACCTCGCACCCCTGTGGTTGGTTGTCCTGcacctccttgacctcacGGATCTCGACACCTGGGTACGGCAGCCAGCCCTCGCGTAAGGGGATCATGATTAGTGGGATCTCGGCTTCAGTTTCGGCCGTCGACGATAGAGGTTCGCTGGATGACCCAGGGATGACAAAGTGGCCCTTGCGACGGCCTCCGAGGAGCCAAGTGTCGCCCGGTGCTACCACCTCGTAGCTGTACTCAATGTCCCTGGTGTGCTGTAGGTCCGTGTCCCATACTTGTGTCCACCTGAGGAGAAGCGTCGCAGGGAGCATCTGGTTGACTGCCACAGTTGGAATTGCTCCAGGCTGCTGGTCTAGGAGTTCCGTCACTGGCGTCTGAAGCTGGATATCGGCTGTGTGTAGGATAGGAAGTGAAGGGATCTCGACtgggatgaggatggtgcAAGGGTCCTCTGGCTGTTCTGTAGGGATCAATACTTTAGGGTGAGACTTTTGCCAACCCTTGAGCAGAGCTGTAATACTCTCAGAGGCATCCTCTTGTGACCCTGGTACCTTTCCAATGCCAGCAAACGACTTTTCCCATGGTACATCAGCCAAGAAGTGGGTAGACACTGCCCTTAGCAAAGCTGCTCTCTCCAGGTCTTGCGTCTGTAGCGCCTTTGTCTCCTTGACAACCGCTGTCGTGATGGCCCTCACAAATGGCTTGAGCGGAGTCTTGTCAAGGGTCTCGAGTATGGATCCCACAATCACCTGCTCAATCTCGGTCTGAAGCACAGTGTAGTAGAGTTTGAGGTACATGGTCTTTGCAGCTCGCTTTCCGGGTCTGACGCCAGCCTTTCTCTTTATCCGGTATAAGAGAGTGGCAGGTTGTTTGGAGAAGATCATGGTTGTGCCAGTGGGCGGAACTCCAAACTCTGACTCAAACAGGACAGATGGGATCAGTTCGCTCTTGTGTAGTCGCAACGGGCTGTGGCTCGCTGTAGAGACGTTGAAGCGCGAATAGAGCGCCTCATGCTTGAACACATCTTGGACATTGACGCCCAACGCCAAGGAGATGGGAACCACCATCGACTTGGCAAAGTGGTACTTTTCGCCAGATTCAAGAGTATACCACACATCGACCTTGGCAGATACATCGCCGATATCTTGTTCAACAGAGTACGGGAATCGCAGAGTAAATGGAGTCTCGGCAGCAAcctcgtcaaagaagaaAACACCTCCTGACTCGGGCTTCTTTGCAAAGTCGACTGTTGATCCGACCACCTTGGCTTCAATCGTTAGTAGACGGAGGCCTCCTGTTGCCGGCTTCACCCGTATCTCGCAATTCTTCAGAGTGTTCCAGCCCGGATCAAGGACGAGGTCCATGGTGTTGTTCTTGTCTAGAGCAGTATGCTTAGTCGCCGAAAGCTGGACGTCCAGCGCCCCAGACCGGTGGAAGAGCACAACATCGGGATGTTTGAAGATATTAGTCGTTGATGGTGGTGTATGGTTGATGTCGCGTTCGAAGTGAAGGAAGAGGTTGCTCGAGGAGAGGCCAAGATGGTCGACCTTGTACTTTCCGGGGATAACAGACTGGTTCTATTAGCTTCGTCTTGAAAACGTCCAGATAAACTCACAGTGCAGTCCACTTTGATACTGTTCATGCCCGGGTTCAACACAATGTCCTCCTTTCTTGAGAACCTTAGCTCCTTGGCAGGCCCATTCTCGCTTGACGACACTCGGACAGCCACGGCATCCAGCTTGATCTCGTCGGGTAATAGACTCCAGAGGTTGATTGTGAGACAGCACttgtcttcatcctcaaaaTACTCTGGGGCACCTGCTAGTTCGATATCCGTGAAGAAGTTTGACAGATGCACCTTGACTTGAGAAGACAAAGACGAAGCAAGGTCAAACAGATTGCCCACAATGCCCTTCATCGAGGTCGCATCTACAGGATCAGGCTTTCCAAGAGTCGAAACTCTCTTTGAACGTTGTTCAAgtctctccttctcggccgcaCACGACTTGGTAAGAAGCTTGAGGGCGACACGCACGTAATCGTCCTGTGACTTCATTTCGCGAAGACAGTGCAAGTACATGACAAGCATGGATAGCTCGAGAGAGCTCCATCCGCTTTCGCCAAAGAATGGTGTCGCTCGGTAAAAgtaggaggcggcggcagcgtATTCCTTGAGGAAGAACTTGAGCACAGCAAGGTCTGCCATGTTGGCTTGCACAGCGTGGTCATGGTTCGCTACCGTGTAATGCCGCAGAGCCTTGTCTGTGAGTATCTCGTAAAGTCGGTAGAAGTTATCCGAGTTGTCCAGCGCGGTTTGGAGTAGGTGGctatcaacaccaaccgTCAAAGGATCGGTCTCTTCAGGTTCAGATGCCTCAGAGGTAGCTTCATCAGAAGCAGGAGCCTTGTCATCAAGACTAATGTCTTCAAAGTCGGCCTCAGCTTCCGCAATGATGGGCGCTTCGTTCCATCCGTCACTCCAACCGCGCTTTTTACCCAACCCATCTAGGATGCTTCGAGATAGCATGTAAAGCTCGGCGCGCCTAGCAGCCAAGTCCTCGAGGCCAGCCTTGAGAAAATGGGCATCCTTGTCATTGTTGGTTTTCGGCATGCCGGGCCCAGGGAATATGCCAGGACTTGGCAAAGGTTGTGAGAGTTGCGGACCTGTTTGAACATGGAGGGAGGAAGTTCGTGCAGGATGCATCATCGTCTTGGGTTCAGGGATAGATGCTTTCTGCTCGAGACTCTCCGGAGGGGCGAGTGTTGATGGGGGAATCGGAAGAGCCTTTGACGATGTCTGGGCGAGGATCTGCTGCGCAACGGAAAAGGCGAACGAGGCGACAATGTTGTCCATGACTTCGGACAGATGAGGATTCGTGAGAAGGCTGTGCTTGTCATCTGCCTCATCTGTCGTTAGGGCAGTAAGGATATCTCGACGCATAACCTGAGACACTGCTGGGATGAACTGTAGAGTTCTCCGACAAATCTCGGCCAGCATAGACAAGTTCTCCGCCTCCTCGGTCTGTTTAGGTGGAGGTGCAAGAGGCGCAACACCATGCAGGACAGAGTCTTgctgctccttgagcttggccagcAACTCCTCCCGGGATGACCAAGCATTGCCGAGTCGCAACAGCAGAGCCATCTGTCGAGCAAATATGTAGCATCGGAAGTCAAAGACGGAAACGTTGTTAGCCAGAATCATATCCCGATAGGCCTTTTTCGTTGCGCTGATGGGGATCTCGTCGAATTGTTCCTTGATCGGCTCGTTTGACTGGAGGTCAAcggcctcctcatcctccacgtTTCCACTGACACTGGCGAGAGCGGCTGTGACCGACTTCTTCAGTTCCTCTGTGTAGTTGAGCATGGCGCCGCCATGTCGCTCGGGAGACCCTTGATCAGCTTGCTCATGGATGACAGAGTCTAGCCCAACGCTGAGCTCGTCGTATCCGACCAACGCGTCCTCGACGAGACCAACGCTCTCAAAGCCTCTTGCTAAACCTTCTTTGAGAATGAAAAAGGTGCAAAAGTTCCATCCCGGAAGACTTCGCTGTCCATCCTTTTCTTTAATGTCCTCCTCATACTGGGTTACTCGCATGTCGAATGACATCAAGATGAGAGTCTTGAACTTTCCAATCAACTCATTCCAGGCATTTTCGGCATCGTGTTCGTTCTCTGAGTAGCCTGTCGGCACGGCGGGAACAACTCTAGGTAGCTGGTCGTATGGGAGGTCGTTGATGCCGATCCTGATTTGCGCGACTCGATCGAAAGGGGTCTTTGGGGTGCTAAAGTCTGCTCGCATCTTTTCTAGGAGAGGAGTTGAGCCAGTGCGCCATCGTGAGGTTGCCTTTTCTGCAGCTCCCTCCGATCGACCGCTGGTCCTTGGTTGCGTCGCGGCAACGGTGTTGGGAATGACCACATGCACGATAAGCCATTCGAAGGCATCGTGCTTCTCCTGCTTGCTGCTTTTCTTAGAATTGCTTGAAGACGGTGTATGTGTCTTGATCCACTCTCTGACTTCTGATCGGACAGAACTCTTGTAAGAATCGTTATCGTCGCATCTCACAAGGAGCACCTTGAGATAGGGTGTGCGGCGTAGACCGGGAATCTGGTGTCGTCGCTGGCTGCCAATAGTCCTTGAGGGTATTGATGCAGTATCTCCTTGCTCGGTCGAGGCCGAGCGACCACCGAAAGTCTGCGTCTGGAAGCCATCATCGATCGTACTGCCTGAGCGTCGAAGGGGATGCGGCGTTGTTGCTGATGCGGGGTCGATGCCTCCCTGAATGAGCTCGACGTGGAGACTATCAATAGACCGCAAAGGCCCGGCATGCGATTGCCAGTTGAGATTGTGTAGAGGAAGTCGGGGGACTAGCCCAGGGGCGAGGAGCTTGTAGACATCGTGAGGATCGAAGTACTCGACTTGCGACAGGACGTCATGTTAGCTGAGGCTAAGGGCAGGGGACGATTCAGTGGGGATTAGAAAGCTCAAGTCGCACCAGTCACTTTTGACGTCGAGAATGGCTGTTCCATGGCAAACAGCTCGATTCCGCTCTTGTCATCGTTCTTCGTCCACGTATCTTGGGATGGATCGTCAGTGTTGAATCGCTAACCTGTCCCGAACAGCTCCACGAGACCCCTGTTTCCCGTTCAGGCAGTGAGCTCACCGCCATGCGCCGGAAGTGGGTTTCTCCGGGCTCAGGGCGGTGAGATAATGATGCTCTATCATTGGCTGATTTCCATGGCGCCACTGAAGGTTCCTGGCGGGGTGATGGCAGAATTCTTGGAGGGGCAACAATTCAAGCATTGGGTCTCAACGCGTTGAGCAACTCCAACATCAATTCATCTTGAACTTTTTCTCTCAGATCGATATTTCTTGCAGAGAAGTTCCAAAATGTCTACTCTTCAGGCTGTCAAGTACACCCGCGGCAAGCTCGAAGTTCTCGACCAACTCCGCCTCCCCCACGAATTCCACTACGATGAGGTCTCCAACAGGACTGAGGCATTCGACAGCATTTATACTATGCGAGTTCGTGGCGCCCCGGCCATCGCCATTGTCGCTGCCCTGGGTCTTGCAGTAGAGCTTCACAATGGAAGCTGCACAGCTTCATCCGCCGAAGAGGCCATCGGCCAGATTGAAGAAGCTCTCGATTACCTCAAGGAGAGCCGACCCACGGCCGTGGACCTGACCAATGCTATTAACCAGCTCAAGGCCAGGATACGGGAAGTTGGAAGCACCGCGACCAAGGAGGCCGTCATTTCTGCATTTATCGAGGAAGCAGAGAAGATCTTTGAGAAGGATCTCAAGACCAACCTGTCTATTGGCGACTTTGGTGCCGAGTGGCTGCGCGCCCAAGTCGGCGCTTCCCCCGAACAGCAGATCTCGGTCCTCACCCACTGCAACACTGGATCGCTCGCCACCTCCGGCCACGGCACTGCTCTGGGAATTATCCGAACACTTCAAaccaagaagctcctccagcacGCCTTCTGCACCGAGACTCGTCCCTACAACCAAGGAAGTCGACTTACCGCCTTTGAGCTCGTCTTTGAAGGCATTCCCAGCACTCTCATCACCGATTCCATGGCTGCATCTCTTTTCCGCACCCGAAAGCAAGAGAAGAACATTGCCGCTGTTATTGTTGGAGCCGACCGAGTTGTGCGCAACGGCGATACGGCCAACAAGATTGGCACATACCAACTGGCTGTTTTAGCCAAGCACCACGGAGTCAAGTTCATTGTCGCGGCACCCACAACCAGCATTGACCTTGAGACGGAGACGGGTGATGGCATCAAGATTgaggagagaaagaaggaggagctcaCGCAGGTCACTGGAGCTGTGATCAAGCCTGATGGTACCGTGGACGAGAGCTCCAAGGTGCGGGTGGCTACCGCCGACCAGAGGATCAACGTGTGGAACCCTGCTTTTGATGTTACTCCCGCCGAGTTCATCGACACCGTGGTCACTGAGAAGGGCGCTATCGAGAAGGGTCCTGACGGCAAGTTTGACTTTAGCCAAATCCTGCCAGAGCGCTGGGCCAAGATCACTAGTGCTTAAACACCACTTATTCATGACATGACTTTTCTTTGAGTATATAGAACGGAGGCATCATATCCAACATAGACTAGAGCGGGTGGAATTGGGTTCCTCTGGGCAGACGGCTTATTGCTTCAACGCATGGAGGATCAGCTTTTGGAAATCCTCTACAGCCGTCTCAAGATCAGCAACGGTCACGTTTTCTTGCGCGCCATGTGCCACCAGAATGTTTCCTGGGCCATACAGATACCTCGTTTGATCGCCCTTGAGATTGGGAATGTCGGTTCCGTAGTTGACGACTATGGTCTCGAAATCTGGCGAATGTCAGTAATCGTTGGGTGAATGGTGTAGGAGACGTACCGTCGACATCACAGTTGGCCTTGACGGGGCCGTATCCATGGCTGCAGTCAAAGGTAAAGGCGTCCTTGTCAATCTCGTCAAAGATGGCCTGAATCTTGTCATGGACAAGTTGGTGTCCGTCCTCTTGCTCTCCACTGGCGACTCGCACACCAAGTCCAACAACAGCCTGTTCAGGAATGACATTCGCCGCCACTCCTCCGTGGAAGCTACCAATGTTGACAGTCGTGTTTCCAAACAATTCACTGGTACCAAGGTCCGTATCGAGGATTTTGGCAAAGGCACGGATCATGAGCTCGTTGGCCGACTTTCCGAGCCATGGGTAGCCGCTGTGTCCAGGAAAGCCCTTGGTAGTGACATCACAGAACAGAGCGCCCTTGTGTCCACACGCGAGCTTGTTCTCGGTCGGCTCACCAAAGATGACGGCGTCGAGGTTGTAGGGAAGCTCCTTGCTGGCGAGAGCATCGCTGAAGCCTCGCATGCCGTCGCCAGTCTTTTCCTCGCCAACGACAAAGAGTAGCAGCAGCTGGCTGGCGTCAACCTTGCCCGCCTTGAATAGCTCCTCAACGGCGGTGATCTGTGCCGCGACGCTGCCCTTGGCGTCAACGCTTCCTCGACCAGAGATTCTCGTCTCCTTTGTAATCTCGCCTTCCTCGATTCCGTACGGGATATGAGGTGGGACAACGTCAATGTGGCTGCTTATAGCCACCTTGGGATCAAAGTCGTCGCTCGGTCGCCATGCCAGCACGTTGAACCGATCCTTGCCAGGAGGCGTGTTTTCGAAAGGGCGAATCCTTTGCCGCGATGTGGAGTAGCCCTTTCCAGCTAGATAAGACTCGAGCCACACGCCGACACCGTGTTCAGTCCCAGAGATGGACGAGATCTCAATCAGGGACTTGTGCAAGCTCAGAAGCTCCGATCGGTACGTGGGGGCATCGCTCGAGAGGGGAGCTTGGGTGGATGCGCCGaggggctgctgctggccagaGCAGAGCGCGAGAGATGCCGAGGCGAGGACACCGACGAGTGAAGCGACGCGCATCTTGGAAAACGTGTCGTGGTGTTTATGGTTGAGAGATAATTCGAGGGTTAAACTGCGAGGTTGGGTTTCAGTACCTACCTAGACGGGAGCTACAGCGGAGCTCGGCCTAGCTTTACCGAATGACGCAAGTGGCCCGGTCCCGATGTCGGGACGATCCTCATTACCCGCGCACCCTGATAGATAATCTAGATAATCTTGAGTTGTCTCCATTGTGTGGGGGGACTCTTGGCAATTGAGGATAGGGCATTGATCTGAAGCTGTTGATGTATTGCTGGTTTGTTGTTTAACCCGCGAGTAAGACGAAGCTATAGGCGCTTAAAGTCGGCTTAAGACACCTATGAAACTCGGCGTTGAAGATGCTATTCGATTCGGCCAATTCAATGACACCGATGAATTCAATAGCAATATGCACGGGACAGTGGATGCTACTAATCCCATAGCCTTGCCTTTATTTCACATAGTGCTAGTCACAATTGACAATGAAAATGCCTTGAACGGTAGAGTAAACACATCAAGTCAAGTAGCGATACTAAATTCTACCTCCGACACAATCAAGACAAGTCTTCAACAGCCACCTTAAGCAATCCAGAACCAAATCTTTTGCCAGAGATTCTTGGGCACTGGGCGTTCATCCAAGGCTGCCAGTTCTtccatctccttgacccCGGTGACGACatccacctcctccaccgGATAGGCAAACCGCCAAGACCTGCTATATATCTTGTGACCAATGTACAGAGCAAGGAAGATGGGCAGAGTGATGTATGCAGCAAGGAAGTCAGATGCGTTAAAGTTGCCAGGGAAGAAGACCTGGAATCCGTTGGTTAGGGTGAGAAGGATGAGCAGGACCAACATGAAATATGTTGCATATGGCTGCAGGTTTGTCATGTAAGGCAGCGTGTGCATAAGGCCTTGGACCTCTAGCGCCTTGCGGAAACGGATGAACGTGATCATGATGAGAATCCAAGCGATGAAGCCGCTGATGGTTGTAAGGTTCATGAACCAAGTAAACACCTTGGCACCGCTGTTGTTGACATTCAAGAAGCTTAGAATACCGATGGACCAGGTGCACAGGATAGCAACCCAAGGAACACCCCTTCTGTTGGTGTGTCTGAGGAAACGAGGGGCTTGGCCGTTGATCGCGAGACTGTACAGAACACGACTTCCTGCGTATAGCAGGGCATTTCCGGCAGACCAggccgaggtcaagatggCAGCGTTAATGATGTGGTTCAAAACTCCAATGCCAGCGTTTTGAATTCCGATGACCCAGGGGGATGAGTTTGCGTTGGACTCTGGGTTGAGAAGGTTGGGATCGTTGGACGGGGTGATGATACCAATCATCAATGATCCTAGGCCGTAGAAGATGGCGAGACGGTAGACGAAGCGGCCTGCTGCCTTGGGAATGTTTCGACGGGGCGCAATGGTTTCACCGGCAGCCACGGCAATCAGTTCGGGTGAGGTGATGTAGGCGAAACCGGCTCGGATAATGCCCGTCCAAAAAGCCAAGAAGCGACCCGTGTTCTTGTTGCTGTGGACTAAGTATGTCTTGACAGCACCAGGGTTGTTCCAGTATCTAAAGCCAATTCGGTCACCGTTGGGGGCTCCGCCAAGCATGATGACCAGGCCAGTGAGAATCAGACCAACAATGGTGATGAGCTTAATACTAGCAAACCAAAACTCGGCTTCTCCAAAGAAGGAAACGGCAATAATGTTGAGGCCGAGAATGACGACAAGGTAGATGGTCAGCCAGACAGCAGAATGGACGTTGGTATCCCAATAGTCAAAGAGGATGGCGACGGCTGAGGCCTCGGCGCCGATGAGCAAAGCATAAGCCATCCAGTAGTTCCAGCCAGCAGCGAAACCCAAGCTCGGGCAGACGAACCGATCGATAAAGTATGGGACCGTGACACCTTTGACGGGCAGGAGGGTGGCCATCTCCGCCAAGTTGTTCATGATGTTCCATACAATGAGCATCATGACGAGGTagccaaagaagagaggcaGGGGTCCCACGATGGAGAGTGTTACACCAGAACCAACAAAAAGACCAGTGCCGATACTGTAAATTCAAGTTAAACATGTTTCTTGGCATGGGTTGTTCAGGGGTACTTACGCTCcaccaagagcaaggaaCTGAATATGCCGACTCTTCAGTCCACGCTCAAGTTGATCATGTTGGTAGACGAGATCAGAAGTTCCTTCGGCGATGGCTCGGAAGTTGACATCCTGGGGGACATCCCCCTGCCCCTTTGTTTCAATGTCCTTCTCCATGACTTGATGAGTGTCGGCCGAATTCCAGAAGAATGACTTGAATAACTTGAAAACCGCTGCTCACTGCCTTGCAAAGACAAAGCTGAGTGTgtcccatctcatcaagcGGTGCAACGTCGCAGTATTTATAGATAACATCATGTTGTGTCCTCTTTGGGTTCCATTGGTTATGACTCGAGTCAAACCAGGGTGTTGGAACTCACCTCGCATTCTGACATGCCTGCTCTCCCCATGTGGACCACTGAGGCTGATTGACATGAACTGTTGCTCTACCCCAGATTCCAAAGAAGCGTCGGGACGTCATCCCGTCATGTCGGGAGAGACCCCATGATGTCGGGAGGTCCACCCGGACTTATACGAGCTACGCTCCTAACAGATATGGAAAAGGCAACCAAGATAAAGGATGTACGGCCATAGCGCTGATTGGCATCTCCCCTTCTGATATCCTCGGCCAGCTGCCAAGGTGGAGCCACGTGGGTCGAGATAGTTGCAGTCTCCTTTGACCAGGTAATCCCGGGATCGCTTACCGCTTCCCCTTGGAGTAGTGGCAGGGCGTAATGCGGGGTGATAAAGACCGGCTTGGGTCCACCGTACGATGGGCAAGGGTCATTCTTATCTCACACCTCGGATGCTACAGGGGAGGAACTCCTGGTTGTGGCGGATGGTGGTAGTCGGCTATTTGAGCTGAAGGGTCGGGTTGCGGCACCGACGAACTATCAAGACAGCGAGATTGAcccgaggccgaggttgatTAACCTTGTGATGATTGTTTGCTGCGAGTAGCGCAAGGTTCTTACAAAGGACGATGCAGATCCACGTGGTCACGGGCAGCTGAGAAAGCTTGGTCCAGGGCTCCGAGGCCACTTATCCCTACGAGTGCCCAGGCTACATTATCTCAAGTTCTGTATTTATCAACTCGATAGGCCTTGGAATGTCTCACGAGACCGGAGAGCAATATCTTTCCAAGATCGGTGCTGTCTCATGGAGTATCAACTCATCACCCAAATCGGTAATGCCGCTAGCCTTTCTCCTCGCCCCAGAATGGTTATCCAACTGTTCAGACTCTGAAAACTAACATCTGGCGGTGTCTGCAACCTAGTTGAAACTTGCCAAGGCAGACATTTTGATGAATCTGTAGCCAAGACGCAGAATACGGCAGTTGAGCTTGGCACCAACCGGAATCTCTTGACAGTTACCGGAATCGCCTGCCGGTTCCAGAGGATGTGCTATCCGGAGATGTCACGTGGCGCCCAAGTCTATATACTTTGGCATTTCCTGTCTTTAGAATTGTCAGTGACTGGAATTTTCTCGATCATATCTTGCAAATCACAAACAGCTTGTGGGGTTTGAAAAGAGACCAGTCTGCTTTGTATCGTTGTGCCATCTTTCAGCCCTTTTTCTGCTCCACTTTGACTCGGTTCTCTTACCCCTCTGTAGGTAGAGGGCGCTTGGTTTGAGCATACATAACTGCACCGATATCAGAAGATGGTTTTCCGGAAGATCTAGTTCGAAATTGTGACACTATTGGAGTCGCTTTACCTCGTGAAACACTCCTTGATATTGCAGTAAGTCTCTTTTTCCCGACTGACTACACAACAAAAGAGAGCTAACGTTGATATCAGGAACGGCTCTGTAACCTTCCGTCCGACTACAGGCCCTGCGCGCAAACTTGTCCCAATCTTTGACGATTTGAAATCAAATACGACACAATGGGGTCTCTAGACGAGTTCACATTTTCCGGAACCGCCTACGTTCAGGGAAAGGCCACGGGAAGGCTCCTCGCCAGCAACCTCGAACTCAGCTTCTGGGGAGGTGTTGACCCGCACAAGAGCGAGATCATCGACCGTCACCATCCCTTGAGCGGGCAACGTCTTCAAAACTCGATCCTCGCTATTCcaggaggccgaggctccTGTACTGGCAGCGGCATTGTGCTGGAGCTTCTGCTCAACGGAAAGGCACCCGAGGCAATGATTTTTGAACGACGCGAGGATATCCTCACTTTGGGGGTTATGATTGCGGAAGAAATCTTTCAAAAATCAATCCCAGTTTTGGTCTTGAAAAAGGAAGACTTTGGGGAGCTTTTAAAGTTCAATGGTCGCGATATCTACATTGACCGTGGTCATGTTTCTACCAAAGAGCTGCGAAGACAACTAGCATGCTCTTCGAACGATGTCAAGGAGGATACTCTAGATCTTGGAACCACACCTACTTTAGAGGGTGTCAAACTTTCCAGCCTTGATAAGGCATTCCTCAAGGGCGACCATGGAGAGGCATCGCGTGTGGCGATTCGCATTGTACTGCGTATGGCCCACGTACTTGGTGCTACCGAGTTGATGGACGTGACACAAGTCCATGTGGACGGATGTGTTTATACTGGTCCTGCGACTCTAGCTTTGGCAGAAAGACTCCGGGACTGGGGAGGTCAGGTCCGAGTTCCTACGTctctcaactccatctcAGTGGATCAGAAACGATGGCGTGCCTTAGGAATCGACACGACGTTTGGTGAAGCCG from Fusarium falciforme chromosome 2, complete sequence includes these protein-coding regions:
- a CDS encoding TRAPPC10 domain-containing protein encodes the protein MEQPFSTSKVTVEYFDPHDVYKLLAPGLVPRLPLHNLNWQSHAGPLRSIDSLHVELIQGGIDPASATTPHPLRRSGSTIDDGFQTQTFGGRSASTEQGDTASIPSRTIGSQRRHQIPGLRRTPYLKVLLVRCDDNDSYKSSVRSEVREWIKTHTPSSSNSKKSSKQEKHDAFEWLIVHVVIPNTVAATQPRTSGRSEGAAEKATSRWRTGSTPLLEKMRADFSTPKTPFDRVAQIRIGINDLPYDQLPRVVPAVPTGYSENEHDAENAWNELIGKFKTLILMSFDMRVTQYEEDIKEKDGQRSLPGWNFCTFFILKEGLARGFESVGLVEDALVGYDELSVGLDSVIHEQADQGSPERHGGAMLNYTEELKKSVTAALASVSGNVEDEEAVDLQSNEPIKEQFDEIPISATKKAYRDMILANNVSVFDFRCYIFARQMALLLRLGNAWSSREELLAKLKEQQDSVLHGVAPLAPPPKQTEEAENLSMLAEICRRTLQFIPAVSQVMRRDILTALTTDEADDKHSLLTNPHLSEVMDNIVASFAFSVAQQILAQTSSKALPIPPSTLAPPESLEQKASIPEPKTMMHPARTSSLHVQTGPQLSQPLPSPGIFPGPGMPKTNNDKDAHFLKAGLEDLAARRAELYMLSRSILDGLGKKRGWSDGWNEAPIIAEAEADFEDISLDDKAPASDEATSEASEPEETDPLTVGVDSHLLQTALDNSDNFYRLYEILTDKALRHYTVANHDHAVQANMADLAVLKFFLKEYAAAASYFYRATPFFGESGWSSLELSMLVMYLHCLREMKSQDDYVRVALKLLTKSCAAEKERLEQRSKRVSTLGKPDPVDATSMKGIVGNLFDLASSLSSQVKVHLSNFFTDIELAGAPEYFEDEDKCCLTINLWSLLPDEIKLDAVAVRVSSSENGPAKELRFSRKEDIVLNPGMNSIKVDCTSVIPGKYKVDHLGLSSSNLFLHFERDINHTPPSTTNIFKHPDVVLFHRSGALDVQLSATKHTALDKNNTMDLVLDPGWNTLKNCEIRVKPATGGLRLLTIEAKVVGSTVDFAKKPESGGVFFFDEVAAETPFTLRFPYSVEQDIGDVSAKVDVWYTLESGEKYHFAKSMVVPISLALGVNVQDVFKHEALYSRFNVSTASHSPLRLHKSELIPSVLFESEFGVPPTGTTMIFSKQPATLLYRIKRKAGVRPGKRAAKTMYLKLYYTVLQTEIEQVIVGSILETLDKTPLKPFVRAITTAVVKETKALQTQDLERAALLRAVSTHFLADVPWEKSFAGIGKVPGSQEDASESITALLKGWQKSHPKVLIPTEQPEDPCTILIPVEIPSLPILHTADIQLQTPVTELLDQQPGAIPTVAVNQMLPATLLLRWTQVWDTDLQHTRDIEYSYEVVAPGDTWLLGGRRKGHFVIPGSSSEPLSSTAETEAEIPLIMIPLREGWLPYPGVEIREVKEVQDNQPQGCEVDLRNLGESVRAVGERKAVTVSLDASGPGGGPLVLESEDFGREGGRIVA
- a CDS encoding Methylthioribose-1-phosphate isomerase produces the protein MSTLQAVKYTRGKLEVLDQLRLPHEFHYDEVSNRTEAFDSIYTMRVRGAPAIAIVAALGLAVELHNGSCTASSAEEAIGQIEEALDYLKESRPTAVDLTNAINQLKARIREVGSTATKEAVISAFIEEAEKIFEKDLKTNLSIGDFGAEWLRAQVGASPEQQISVLTHCNTGSLATSGHGTALGIIRTLQTKKLLQHAFCTETRPYNQGSRLTAFELVFEGIPSTLITDSMAASLFRTRKQEKNIAAVIVGADRVVRNGDTANKIGTYQLAVLAKHHGVKFIVAAPTTSIDLETETGDGIKIEERKKEELTQVTGAVIKPDGTVDESSKVRVATADQRINVWNPAFDVTPAEFIDTVVTEKGAIEKGPDGKFDFSQILPERWAKITSA
- a CDS encoding M20-dimer domain-containing protein, with amino-acid sequence MRVASLVGVLASASLALCSGQQQPLGASTQAPLSSDAPTYRSELLSLHKSLIEISSISGTEHGVGVWLESYLAGKGYSTSRQRIRPFENTPPGKDRFNVLAWRPSDDFDPKVAISSHIDVVPPHIPYGIEEGEITKETRISGRGSVDAKGSVAAQITAVEELFKAGKVDASQLLLLFVVGEEKTGDGMRGFSDALASKELPYNLDAVIFGEPTENKLACGHKGALFCDVTTKGFPGHSGYPWLGKSANELMIRAFAKILDTDLGTSELFGNTTVNIGSFHGGVAANVIPEQAVVGLGVRVASGEQEDGHQLVHDKIQAIFDEIDKDAFTFDCSHGYGPVKANCDVDDFETIVVNYGTDIPNLKGDQTRYLYGPGNILVAHGAQENVTVADLETAVEDFQKLILHALKQ
- a CDS encoding AA-permease domain-containing protein, translating into MEKDIETKGQGDVPQDVNFRAIAEGTSDLVYQHDQLERGLKSRHIQFLALGGAIGTGLFVGSGVTLSIVGPLPLFFGYLVMMLIVWNIMNNLAEMATLLPVKGVTVPYFIDRFVCPSLGFAAGWNYWMAYALLIGAEASAVAILFDYWDTNVHSAVWLTIYLVVILGLNIIAVSFFGEAEFWFASIKLITIVGLILTGLVIMLGGAPNGDRIGFRYWNNPGAVKTYLVHSNKNTGRFLAFWTGIIRAGFAYITSPELIAVAAGETIAPRRNIPKAAGRFVYRLAIFYGLGSLMIGIITPSNDPNLLNPESNANSSPWVIGIQNAGIGVLNHIINAAILTSAWSAGNALLYAGSRVLYSLAINGQAPRFLRHTNRRGVPWVAILCTWSIGILSFLNVNNSGAKVFTWFMNLTTISGFIAWILIMITFIRFRKALEVQGLMHTLPYMTNLQPYATYFMLVLLILLTLTNGFQVFFPGNFNASDFLAAYITLPIFLALYIGHKIYSRSWRFAYPVEEVDVVTGVKEMEELAALDERPVPKNLWQKIWFWIA